TCCTATGGAGAGGACCTGATGTTCAACATGGCGTACCTGAAATACATCAGGCGTTTGAGAACGGTGGACAAGGCCGGATACTTCTATCGCCGGGCGGAGGAAGGCACCCTGTCCACGCGTTTTGTCCCGGAAAAATTCATCTGGATTGTCAGGCAGTTCCGCCTGGAGCGGAAGTACTTCCATACCAGGGGGCTGGAAGGGGCGTCAATCGAGGAATACCTGGCCTTCCGCTGGTGGGGGCTGGTGTACAACGCCCTGTTTGAAATCTACCGTTTCAGGGACCGGTACGGCCTGGCGGAGCGCATGAAGGCGGTGAGAACCATTGTGGGAACGCCGGAAAACAACCTGCTGCGCGCTTATCCCGGGGTGTTCCACTGTCCCGGGTGGATGAGCATGTGTTTATTCAACCGCTGGCCCTTCTGCCTGTTCCTGCTGATGGAAGGCGCGCGCGCCGGAAAAAATAAATCGAATGGGCATGCATAAGATTCTTTTATATCCCCATGGAGGCAGCGGCAATCACGGCTGCGAGGCGATCGTCAGGTCCACGATGCTGCTGCTCCGTCCCGGACAGGGTGTTCTATTCTCCTCCGCGTGCGGGGAAGACAGGCGTTATGGGCTGGAACAAGTGGTGAGGGTGCTGCCGGAACAGCGGCCCATCCGGAGGTGCTCCTCCGGGTATGCGGGCGCGTGGCTGCGGCGGCGCGTGCTGGGCGTCCGTGACGCCTTTGACCGGCTCGCGTTCGGCGGCATCGTGAAGGAGGGTGCGGACCTGGCCCTGTGCAGCGGCGGGGACAATTACTGCTACGGGGAGCCCGTGCATATTTATTTGCAGAACGACCTGCTGCGCCGCGCCGGCGTGCCCGCCGTCCTGTGGGGGTGTTCCCTGGAACGGAAGGATATGAAGGGGCGGATGCTGGAGGACCTCCGGGCCTTTGACCTGATTGTGGCGAGGGAATCCCTGACCTGCGACGCCCTGTTGGAATGCGGGTGCCTCCGCACGGTGCTGTACCCGGACCCGGCGTTTGCCCTTCCGGTGAAGGAGGGGCCTTTGCCGGAGGGCTGGAAGGAAGGGAACATGGTCGGCATCAACGTCAGCCCCCTGATTATCGGCCATGAGGGAAGGGCCGGGGCCGTGATGGAAAACTATGTGCGGCTGGTGGAATACCTGCTGGAAGCTACGGATATGAATGTGGCCCTCATTCCCCATGTGGTGTGGCCCGGCAACGATGACCGGAAGCCGCTGGGCGCGTTGCGGGAGCGTTTCCGGCACACGGGGCGCGTCGTTATGGTTGGGGACGCCCCCTGTGAGGAATTGAAGGGCTGCATTTCCCGGTGCCGTTTCCTGGTGGCCGCCCGTACCCACGCCTCCATTGCCGCCTATTCCACGGGCGTTCCCACGCTGGTGGCGGGATATTCCGTGAAGGCCAGGGGGATTGCCCGCGATTTGTTCGGGACGGAAGACGGCCACGTGCTGCCCGTGCAGGCGATGGATGACCCTGGCGAGTTGAGGAAGGCGTTTATCCGGATGATGGAAAGGGAGGACGGCCTGAAGGCCGCCTATGCGGAAAAAATCCCCGCGTATCGGGAACGCCTGGCGCGTTTGCCGGAAGAACTTTCAACCCTGTTGAAGCGGTCATGATTGCGTACGTTTCCATCTTGTCCGTCCTGCTCCTGCTGGTTCTGGCCGTGGTTTGCGTGGATGCCTGGCGATTCCTGGGGACTCTGGCGGGGCGTTTCCATATCGGGCGCTGGCAGGACCGGCGCGCGTGGCAGGAGGCCCTGGCCCGGACGGCCGCGGCATGGACGCGGCGCATGCCGGCCGTTCCCAAAAGGGACCAGGGCAGGCGCATCCTGTGGGAGATGGCGCGGGGAACCTACGCGGACGCCGCCATTCAGGGGTGGCAGGCGGCTGGGTTGTTCCTGGGTCTGCACGTCTATGCCGCGGACAGGAAGGATGAGGCGTTGAAGGAAAGGCTGCGCCACAGTCTGGAGGAACATGAACTGGTTAGGAATTGCCTGGCCGTTCCGGAGCCGGAACGGTGGGAGGCGGACCGGCTGCTGCTGGATTATGCCGTGCTGGAGGCCGGATGCCGCGGGGCGGACCAGGTGGCGGAGGCTTCCGCCGCATTGCTGGAATCCCTGCGGACGGGGGCGGGAACGCTGGCCTACAGGCGCAGGCAGCCCGGCGTGCGTTACGTGGATGCGATCGGGCTGGCCTGCCCGCTGGCGGCCGCCTGCGCGGCACGTACGGGAAAAGGGGAATACTGGAACCTGGCGGTGAAGCAGGTGGAGGAATATGATATGGCCCTGCTGCCGGGTTCTTCCTTCCCCGCCCATGGCTTTGAAATGGAGCGCGGCTACCCGCTGGGGCTGTATGACTGGTCCCGGGGCCTGGGCTGGTACGCGCTGGGATTGTGTGAGCTTTACCGCCTGATGGCTCGGCACGGGAGGCCGGAGGCGGCTGGAATGGCCCGGCGCATTCTGGCGCTGGCGGAGGAACTGCTGCCCCTGCAAAAGAAAAACGGCGGCTTCGGCTGGATGGTCGCCAGGCCGGAATCCGTGTTTGAATCTTCCGGAACGGCCCTGCTGGGCCTTCTGCTGCTGGCCGCCTACCGTATTTCCGGAGAGGAGCGTTTTCTGAAAGCCGCCTTCCGTGCGGAAAAGGCGCTGATGGGGGTGACGCGCCGCAACGGCGTGCTGGACATGTGCCAGGGGGATACCAAGGGCATCGGCATGTATTCCGACGTGTGGAGCCTGATGCCGTTCGCCCAGGGAATGGCCCTGCGGCTGAGCGTGGAACTCAACGGGGAGGAGGGTAAGGCGTGAGAACGCTGAACTCCGGCAAGAACTTTCTGGTGACCATCAGCCTGATGGTCACGATGACCCTGCTGGGCTTTGTGACGCGCAAGCTGTTCGTCAATGAGATAGGGGTGGAGTACCTGGGCCTCAACGGCCTGCTGACCAACATCCTGGCCGCTGTCACGCTGCTGGAGTCCGGCTTTGGAACCAGCGTGGTTTTTCACCTCTACAAGCCTCTGGCGGAGAACGACCGGCCGCGGATTCTGGCCCTGCTGCAATTTTACCGCAAGGTGTACCGCATCATT
The genomic region above belongs to Akkermansia massiliensis and contains:
- a CDS encoding polysaccharide pyruvyl transferase family protein, whose translation is MHKILLYPHGGSGNHGCEAIVRSTMLLLRPGQGVLFSSACGEDRRYGLEQVVRVLPEQRPIRRCSSGYAGAWLRRRVLGVRDAFDRLAFGGIVKEGADLALCSGGDNYCYGEPVHIYLQNDLLRRAGVPAVLWGCSLERKDMKGRMLEDLRAFDLIVARESLTCDALLECGCLRTVLYPDPAFALPVKEGPLPEGWKEGNMVGINVSPLIIGHEGRAGAVMENYVRLVEYLLEATDMNVALIPHVVWPGNDDRKPLGALRERFRHTGRVVMVGDAPCEELKGCISRCRFLVAARTHASIAAYSTGVPTLVAGYSVKARGIARDLFGTEDGHVLPVQAMDDPGELRKAFIRMMEREDGLKAAYAEKIPAYRERLARLPEELSTLLKRS
- a CDS encoding glycoside hydrolase family 88 protein; its protein translation is MIAYVSILSVLLLLVLAVVCVDAWRFLGTLAGRFHIGRWQDRRAWQEALARTAAAWTRRMPAVPKRDQGRRILWEMARGTYADAAIQGWQAAGLFLGLHVYAADRKDEALKERLRHSLEEHELVRNCLAVPEPERWEADRLLLDYAVLEAGCRGADQVAEASAALLESLRTGAGTLAYRRRQPGVRYVDAIGLACPLAAACAARTGKGEYWNLAVKQVEEYDMALLPGSSFPAHGFEMERGYPLGLYDWSRGLGWYALGLCELYRLMARHGRPEAAGMARRILALAEELLPLQKKNGGFGWMVARPESVFESSGTALLGLLLLAAYRISGEERFLKAAFRAEKALMGVTRRNGVLDMCQGDTKGIGMYSDVWSLMPFAQGMALRLSVELNGEEGKA